Proteins found in one Bacteroidales bacterium WCE2008 genomic segment:
- a CDS encoding Peptidase family M49, giving the protein MMNKKYILAALALVAAVSCNERKSPFDRDVANYAVVNIEAPDLSGITDNGKEVLNLYRFAADEVNAIYWEQYFGDKDTLLNGISDPVQKTFAEINYGPWDRTTGKSFVEGYADRLPGAGFYPADMTKEEFDAWDNADKNSPYTLVRRAADGSLETVWYHDAYKAHIEKIGNYLKAAADITIKPSVAAYLLSKAEALKTDNYYESSLAWLDMDDSKMDLVIGPNEVTDDQLLGIKRSYEAFVLLKNETHTQELMQYVSRIGEFQEDLPGDPAYKTFQPGAGSNIFSCDALYYAGKANAGVKVIALNLPFDRDVQKDRGTRTILLENIINAKYNYIVAPSGEVLLEREDAEHLSSDAFFWNIVFREVAHGLGVKETVDGNESVEEALGSVAPTIEEVKANTAGVLLVCKLQNRFDIHHIFTKEDALATFFSSLVRAERFGEGSALGRANIIIYNYLAKAGAFQRKASGQYSLDYKKMETAISDLTALMLKVQATGDKAFAEEFESTYSKRNADYDADRMNLGLEGIPADIRFNFKH; this is encoded by the coding sequence ATGATGAACAAGAAATATATCCTGGCCGCCCTGGCGTTGGTTGCGGCCGTATCCTGCAATGAAAGGAAGTCTCCTTTCGACCGTGACGTAGCCAACTACGCAGTAGTAAACATCGAGGCGCCCGACCTCAGCGGCATCACTGACAACGGCAAAGAGGTGCTTAACCTGTACCGTTTCGCCGCTGACGAAGTGAACGCCATCTATTGGGAGCAGTATTTCGGAGACAAGGACACCCTTCTGAACGGGATCTCGGATCCTGTCCAGAAGACCTTTGCGGAGATCAACTACGGCCCATGGGACCGCACCACCGGAAAGTCTTTCGTGGAAGGCTATGCCGACCGTCTTCCGGGAGCAGGTTTCTATCCTGCAGACATGACCAAGGAAGAGTTCGACGCATGGGACAATGCCGACAAGAACAGCCCGTATACCCTCGTCCGCCGCGCCGCAGACGGCTCTCTCGAGACTGTCTGGTATCATGACGCATACAAGGCTCATATCGAGAAAATCGGCAACTATCTCAAGGCTGCCGCCGACATCACGATCAAGCCAAGCGTTGCCGCATACCTGCTGAGCAAGGCCGAGGCCCTCAAGACGGACAATTACTACGAGAGCTCTCTGGCATGGCTGGACATGGACGATAGCAAGATGGACCTTGTAATCGGCCCGAACGAGGTGACGGATGACCAGCTGCTGGGCATCAAGCGCTCCTATGAGGCCTTCGTGCTTCTGAAGAACGAGACCCATACCCAGGAGCTGATGCAGTATGTGTCCCGTATCGGAGAGTTCCAGGAGGACCTCCCGGGAGACCCTGCCTACAAGACATTCCAGCCCGGAGCAGGCTCCAACATATTCTCATGCGACGCCCTCTACTATGCAGGAAAGGCAAATGCCGGAGTGAAGGTCATCGCCCTGAACCTCCCGTTCGACAGGGATGTCCAGAAGGACCGCGGCACCCGCACCATCCTGCTTGAGAACATCATCAACGCCAAGTACAACTACATCGTAGCCCCTAGCGGAGAAGTCCTGCTCGAGCGCGAGGATGCCGAGCATCTGTCTTCGGACGCATTCTTCTGGAACATAGTCTTCCGCGAGGTCGCCCATGGCCTCGGCGTCAAGGAGACGGTGGACGGAAATGAGAGCGTGGAAGAGGCTCTTGGCAGCGTGGCTCCTACGATCGAAGAAGTAAAAGCCAATACCGCAGGAGTGCTCCTTGTATGCAAGCTGCAGAACCGCTTCGACATACATCACATCTTCACCAAGGAAGATGCTCTGGCTACCTTCTTCTCGTCCCTGGTAAGGGCAGAGCGCTTCGGAGAAGGCTCTGCGCTGGGACGCGCCAACATCATCATCTACAATTACCTTGCAAAGGCCGGAGCATTCCAGCGCAAGGCTTCAGGACAGTATTCCCTCGACTACAAGAAGATGGAGACTGCCATCTCAGACCTGACCGCCCTGATGCTCAAGGTCCAGGCAACCGGCGACAAGGCTTTCGCAGAGGAGTTTGAATCGACATACTCCAAGCGAAACGCCGACTATGACGCCGACCGCATGAACCTCGGACTGGAAGGAATTCCGGCTGACATCAGGTTCAATTTCAAGCACTAG
- a CDS encoding solute carrier family 13 (sodium-dependent dicarboxylate transporter), member 2/3/5: MFKNFPGFNMVEQMHKLRQSSRFDLAILKKKSLGLIFVSIIVMILWFLPTESFGMDGLTHVQQRIIAIFVYATLMWVLEIVPAWATSVSIMVLLLLFTSDSGLKWICNPAVVGQLLSYKQVMASFADPVVMLFIGGFVLAIATTKTGLDVHLARVLLTPFGKKSENILLGFMLVTALFSMFISNTATTAMMLTFLTPVFKQLPEAGKGRIAMALSVPIAANLGGMGTPIGTPPNTIALKYLNDPEGLDLGLGFGQWMLFMVPLVIVLIFIAWYILKKMFPFSQKTIELKIEGEMKRGRSTVLVITTMIITILLWTSDKFTGVNPNTVALIPFAVFAMGGIITKYDLEEINWSVIWMVAGGFALGYAMNGSGLAALVVRAIPFGNFSPILIVILSGLLCYGLSNLISHSATAALLMPILVVVCTAMSDKLAAVGGTSTVLIGVAIASSSAMILPISTPPNALAYATNLIQQKDMIKMGIIVGAISVVLGYLVLFAAGSLNIV; this comes from the coding sequence ATGTTCAAGAATTTCCCCGGATTTAACATGGTCGAACAGATGCACAAGTTGCGTCAGAGCAGCAGGTTCGACCTCGCAATACTAAAGAAAAAAAGCTTAGGACTCATATTCGTCTCAATCATCGTGATGATCCTGTGGTTCCTGCCGACCGAGTCCTTCGGAATGGACGGACTTACCCATGTCCAGCAGAGAATCATCGCAATCTTCGTCTATGCAACCCTCATGTGGGTGCTGGAGATCGTCCCTGCATGGGCCACGTCGGTTTCCATCATGGTACTATTGCTGCTGTTCACCTCCGACTCAGGTCTGAAATGGATATGCAACCCTGCCGTAGTGGGACAGCTCCTCAGCTATAAACAGGTGATGGCCAGCTTCGCCGACCCTGTGGTCATGCTGTTCATCGGCGGTTTCGTACTTGCAATCGCAACCACCAAGACCGGTCTGGACGTGCATCTCGCACGAGTGCTCCTCACTCCTTTCGGCAAGAAAAGCGAGAACATACTGCTGGGCTTCATGCTCGTGACCGCCCTGTTCTCGATGTTCATAAGCAACACGGCCACCACGGCCATGATGCTCACCTTCCTCACCCCTGTATTCAAGCAGCTTCCTGAGGCAGGAAAAGGCCGCATAGCAATGGCGCTCAGCGTCCCTATCGCTGCAAACCTCGGAGGTATGGGAACCCCTATCGGAACCCCTCCGAATACTATCGCGCTCAAGTACCTGAACGACCCTGAGGGCCTGGACCTCGGCCTCGGATTCGGACAGTGGATGCTTTTCATGGTTCCGCTCGTGATTGTCCTGATATTCATCGCCTGGTACATCCTCAAGAAGATGTTCCCATTCTCCCAGAAGACCATCGAGCTCAAGATAGAAGGCGAGATGAAGCGCGGAAGGTCCACAGTACTCGTAATAACCACGATGATCATAACAATACTCCTCTGGACCTCGGACAAATTCACTGGAGTCAACCCTAATACCGTGGCCCTCATTCCTTTCGCAGTATTCGCAATGGGCGGAATCATAACCAAATACGACCTTGAAGAGATCAACTGGTCTGTAATCTGGATGGTAGCGGGCGGTTTCGCGCTCGGATACGCCATGAACGGCTCCGGTCTCGCAGCCCTCGTGGTCCGCGCAATCCCGTTCGGCAATTTCTCTCCTATCCTGATCGTGATCCTCTCAGGCCTGCTTTGCTACGGACTTTCCAACCTGATTTCGCACTCTGCAACCGCAGCCCTGCTCATGCCTATCCTCGTGGTCGTATGTACCGCGATGAGCGATAAGCTCGCAGCCGTCGGCGGCACCTCGACAGTGCTGATCGGAGTGGCCATCGCTTCCAGCAGCGCCATGATCCTGCCTATCTCGACCCCGCCGAATGCCCTTGCATACGCAACCAACCTCATCCAGCAGAAAGACATGATCAAGATGGGTATCATCGTGGGTGCGATAAGCGTCGTGCTCGGTTATTTGGTGCTGTTCGCAGCAGGTTCCCTGAACATTGTCTAG
- a CDS encoding Amidohydrolase: MKTKIISIAFAAAALVAVSCGQAPKQEATSCLDTLLLKDFKPIPCMNLPEHHPHQAKFTVHDMHSHAYAETVDECKEWAERLKANNIDKVVVNTYATGEKFDELYDMYKGVSDAFEMWCGFDMSAWGTPEFEEKAVASLVRDFEKGARGVGEVGDKGLGDAYFTGFQTGEATPTAHMNDPRFDALFEKCGELGMPLIIHVGDPIWMYEKMDEHNDGYPNAETWKIDPETPGLLDLYELCKTLEECCDRHPNTTIIACHFMNLTHDYELLGQIMDRHPNLYLDNSARHIESAITPRATKAFYEKYQDRIFFGTDNYPSQEMYDLQWRILETEDEHFYDYENAYHWALSGIGLSDEVLRKLYYENADKLYEKLAAKRK, translated from the coding sequence ATGAAGACAAAAATCATTTCAATAGCATTCGCTGCCGCTGCGCTCGTCGCAGTTTCATGCGGACAGGCACCTAAGCAGGAGGCAACATCTTGTCTTGACACTCTCCTTCTCAAAGACTTCAAACCAATCCCATGCATGAACCTCCCTGAGCATCATCCTCACCAGGCCAAATTTACCGTCCATGACATGCATTCACATGCATACGCAGAGACTGTAGATGAATGCAAGGAGTGGGCAGAGCGCCTCAAGGCAAACAATATCGACAAAGTCGTCGTCAATACATATGCTACCGGCGAGAAGTTCGACGAACTCTATGATATGTACAAAGGCGTTTCAGATGCATTTGAAATGTGGTGTGGCTTTGATATGAGCGCATGGGGCACCCCTGAGTTCGAAGAAAAGGCCGTCGCTTCCCTCGTACGTGACTTCGAGAAGGGAGCGAGGGGAGTCGGCGAAGTCGGCGACAAGGGCCTCGGCGATGCCTATTTCACCGGATTCCAGACAGGAGAGGCCACTCCGACCGCCCATATGAACGACCCTCGTTTCGACGCTCTCTTCGAGAAATGCGGCGAGCTCGGCATGCCGCTGATCATCCATGTCGGCGACCCGATCTGGATGTATGAGAAGATGGACGAGCACAACGACGGATATCCTAATGCCGAGACATGGAAGATCGATCCGGAGACTCCGGGCCTTCTCGACCTCTATGAGCTCTGCAAGACTCTCGAGGAGTGCTGCGACAGGCATCCGAACACGACCATCATCGCCTGCCACTTCATGAACCTTACCCATGACTACGAGCTTCTCGGCCAGATCATGGACCGTCATCCGAACCTCTATCTCGACAACTCCGCCCGCCACATCGAGTCCGCCATCACTCCTCGCGCCACCAAGGCCTTCTACGAGAAGTACCAGGACAGGATTTTCTTCGGAACGGACAACTACCCTTCACAGGAAATGTATGACCTCCAGTGGAGAATTCTCGAGACCGAGGACGAGCACTTCTATGATTATGAGAATGCTTATCACTGGGCTCTCTCAGGAATAGGACTCAGCGACGAAGTCCTCAGGAAGCTTTACTATGAGAATGCAGACAAGCTTTATGAGAAACTCGCTGCCAAAAGGAAATAA
- a CDS encoding RagB/SusD domain-containing protein, with protein sequence MKNTLRYIFMMVAAAGLTTACDLDIAPEDSLTGEQMTSSPTGTVDILNGCYAVMKDYPENSSSNNWYGRQFYQMSDFSSDDVVYGHSTTDELNMIFKFEERHPGLSNVASFWSQSYKIIYSTNVALDVINAIENPDDKTNSLHGEALFLKAYTMHCLVRFYAKPYKEATAANEPGLIIRENGSDGASKGRASLKETYDYIVNCLLEAESLMDGVEAERSESRCFASIGAVRALLSRVYLYMGNWDKCIEYSTKVINDSNYKIASASEFKDYFKSTWTSPETIWCLKMLPQDDKGSGSVASMIMKADGCWGEEGYSAPLLKDMGQGTSLESDDIRWAFVCDVNTKNGLDLIPCSKLSWQDGMPTLFSPPFLRITEMYLNRAEAYAHKGDKTNALKDVNEVRKNRMTANVDSHLYTEADITTDIVDLVLKEDRVEFAFEAHRFFDLMRNDKDIVRDYWGYHTSYAVGQSTSGAPDSSLPGVFTAHDDNRLVYPIPSKEIDNNPLCEQNPGY encoded by the coding sequence ATGAAAAATACATTAAGATATATATTCATGATGGTCGCCGCCGCAGGCCTCACTACCGCTTGCGACCTCGATATCGCTCCGGAGGATTCTCTCACTGGTGAGCAGATGACCTCATCTCCAACCGGAACTGTGGATATCCTCAACGGCTGCTACGCAGTAATGAAGGATTATCCTGAGAACTCCAGCAGCAACAACTGGTATGGACGTCAGTTCTACCAGATGTCAGACTTCTCATCGGATGACGTTGTCTATGGACACTCTACCACCGACGAGCTCAACATGATCTTCAAATTCGAAGAGAGACATCCGGGCCTCAGCAACGTAGCCTCATTCTGGTCTCAGTCCTACAAGATCATTTATTCTACCAACGTCGCACTCGACGTCATCAATGCAATTGAGAACCCTGACGACAAGACAAACAGTCTTCACGGTGAAGCTCTCTTCCTCAAGGCATATACAATGCATTGCCTCGTAAGATTCTATGCAAAGCCTTACAAAGAGGCTACCGCAGCCAACGAGCCTGGTCTTATCATCCGTGAAAACGGATCCGACGGCGCTTCCAAGGGACGTGCATCCCTCAAGGAGACTTACGACTATATCGTGAACTGCCTTCTCGAGGCCGAATCCCTCATGGACGGAGTCGAGGCCGAGCGTTCTGAGAGCCGCTGCTTCGCTTCAATCGGTGCAGTACGTGCCCTCCTTTCAAGAGTCTATCTCTATATGGGCAACTGGGACAAGTGCATCGAGTACTCTACCAAGGTAATCAACGATTCTAACTATAAGATCGCAAGCGCCAGTGAGTTCAAAGACTACTTCAAGTCCACCTGGACATCTCCTGAGACTATCTGGTGCCTCAAGATGCTCCCTCAGGACGACAAGGGTTCCGGCTCGGTCGCTTCCATGATCATGAAGGCTGACGGCTGCTGGGGCGAGGAAGGCTACTCTGCACCTCTTCTCAAGGACATGGGCCAGGGCACATCCCTCGAGTCTGACGATATCCGCTGGGCATTCGTATGCGATGTCAATACCAAGAATGGTCTTGACCTCATCCCATGCTCCAAGCTCTCATGGCAGGATGGCATGCCAACCCTCTTCTCACCTCCATTCCTCCGTATAACCGAGATGTATCTCAACCGTGCAGAGGCTTATGCCCACAAGGGTGACAAGACCAACGCTCTCAAGGATGTCAACGAAGTAAGAAAGAACAGAATGACTGCAAATGTCGATTCTCACCTCTATACCGAGGCTGATATCACCACCGATATCGTGGATCTCGTACTCAAGGAGGATCGCGTAGAGTTCGCGTTCGAAGCTCACCGTTTCTTCGACCTTATGAGAAACGACAAGGATATCGTACGTGACTACTGGGGATATCATACTTCTTATGCCGTCGGCCAGTCAACCAGCGGCGCTCCGGACAGTTCTCTCCCGGGAGTCTTTACCGCGCATGACGATAACAGACTTGTATATCCTATTCCTTCAAAAGAGATCGACAACAACCCTCTCTGCGAACAAAACCCTGGTTATTAA
- a CDS encoding Peptidase family M49 → MKRIAILCLALVLLLVVYCTQERANVSSLVDNYAQVTIPAPDLSGITDNGKEVLSLYRKAADEVDKIYWQQYFGDKDEFLGSLSNPSEKLYAEINYGPWDRIDGKPFLSGYGDKPAGARFYPEDMTEEEFLSWNNPDKNSPYTLITRGENGNLETVWYHDAYAESISKIEGYLHRAADVTIKESVRNYLLKMIEGLKTDDYYESAKAWLEMEDSKMDLVIGPVEAVDDALNGTKASYGAYVLLKNLQRTEELNALSSRMPELQKMLPGDPANHDFVPGAKSDIFSCNVLYCSGYTNAGFKVIGINFPYDTKVQEELGTRSIIFDNIIREKFNRTVHPVGRALLEDVYQPHVDASAFYWLIVFREIAKGLGVKETINGKGTVAEALGNEALAVEKAKSNVLGTWLCAQEAEAYHISALFQKEDVLTTFVTNTIRSTRFGAADPTGIANIIVYNYLLESKAISWNASDRYSIDYDKTWQALETLGSEILRIQAHGDTDAVHAWVKKYGIAGPESLSDKRILENAGIPVDIRFNYE, encoded by the coding sequence ATGAAAAGAATTGCAATTTTATGTTTAGCTCTTGTCCTCCTGCTGGTAGTATACTGCACCCAGGAGCGTGCTAACGTGTCCAGCCTCGTGGATAACTATGCCCAGGTGACCATTCCGGCACCTGACCTTTCGGGCATCACCGACAATGGAAAAGAGGTACTGAGCCTGTACCGCAAAGCCGCCGACGAGGTGGACAAGATCTACTGGCAGCAGTATTTCGGAGACAAGGACGAATTCCTTGGTTCCCTGTCGAATCCTTCAGAGAAACTTTATGCCGAGATCAATTACGGCCCATGGGACCGCATAGACGGGAAGCCATTCCTGTCAGGATACGGCGACAAGCCGGCCGGAGCCCGCTTTTATCCGGAGGACATGACCGAGGAAGAATTCCTTTCATGGAACAATCCTGACAAGAACAGCCCATATACACTCATCACCCGCGGCGAAAACGGAAACCTCGAGACCGTATGGTATCATGACGCATACGCCGAATCCATCAGCAAGATAGAGGGTTACCTGCACAGGGCAGCCGACGTCACCATCAAGGAAAGCGTGCGCAACTACCTCCTCAAGATGATCGAAGGTCTAAAGACCGACGACTACTATGAGAGCGCAAAGGCATGGCTGGAAATGGAAGACAGCAAGATGGACCTCGTGATCGGCCCTGTAGAGGCCGTGGACGACGCCCTCAATGGAACCAAGGCTTCATATGGAGCCTATGTCCTCCTCAAGAACCTCCAGCGCACCGAGGAGCTCAACGCCCTGTCATCAAGAATGCCAGAGCTGCAGAAGATGCTTCCGGGAGACCCGGCCAACCACGACTTCGTCCCTGGTGCCAAGTCCGACATCTTCTCCTGCAACGTACTGTACTGCAGCGGCTACACCAACGCCGGCTTCAAGGTGATCGGCATCAACTTCCCTTATGACACCAAGGTTCAGGAAGAACTCGGTACCCGCTCTATCATCTTCGACAACATCATCCGCGAGAAGTTCAACCGCACCGTCCATCCGGTAGGAAGAGCCCTCCTGGAGGATGTATACCAGCCTCATGTGGACGCCAGCGCATTCTACTGGCTGATCGTCTTCCGCGAGATCGCGAAGGGCCTGGGCGTCAAGGAAACGATCAACGGCAAAGGCACCGTCGCAGAAGCTCTGGGCAACGAGGCCCTCGCAGTGGAGAAAGCCAAGTCCAACGTGCTTGGAACATGGCTCTGCGCACAGGAGGCCGAGGCATACCATATCTCAGCCCTCTTCCAGAAAGAGGATGTGCTCACCACTTTCGTGACCAACACTATCCGCTCTACCCGCTTCGGCGCGGCCGACCCTACCGGAATCGCCAACATCATAGTATACAACTACCTGCTCGAAAGCAAAGCCATCAGCTGGAATGCATCAGACAGGTACAGCATCGATTACGACAAGACTTGGCAGGCACTGGAAACCCTCGGCTCCGAGATTCTCCGCATACAGGCCCACGGCGACACCGACGCCGTCCATGCATGGGTCAAGAAATACGGAATCGCCGGTCCTGAGAGCCTGTCAGACAAGCGCATTCTGGAAAATGCAGGCATCCCTGTGGACATCCGCTTCAACTACGAATAA
- a CDS encoding K(+)-stimulated pyrophosphate-energized sodium pump gives MIFYAVPAASLLALFFAALFFNSMMKESEGNKTMKEIARYVREGAMAYLRQQYKIVIIVFLVLAAIFAVLAYGFGVQNPWVPFAFLTGGFFSGLAGYVGMKTATYASARTANAVNHSLNRGLKLAFRSGAVMGLTVVGLGLLDISIWWVVLRAFVHEASDAQTLVVITTTMLTFGMGASTQALFARVGGGIYTKAADVGADIVGKVEQDIPEDDPRNPATIADNVGDNVGDVAGMGADLYESYCGSILATMALGASAFFNDGVAVQMRAIMAPMLIAAIGVVLSILGIYAVRTKEGASLKDLLGSLSRGTNLSAVLIAVLAFGVFKVLGFPNWWKLALSVLSGLLAGVIIGKVTEYYTSHSYKPTRKLAEAAQTGSATVIINGVGLGMISSAIPVVTIAVAILLSYGFATDFVFSTSTLSCGLYGISIAAVGMLSTLGITLATDAYGPIADNAGGNAQMSELDPSVREKTDVLDSLGNTTAATGKGFAIGSAALTALALLASYIEELKIGLGHIGREFISVRGEAVETVKATITDIVDYYNITLMNPKVLVGVFLGSMMAFLFCGLTMNAVGRAAQKMVVEVRRQFREIAGILEGKQRPDYTSCVRISTRAAQHEMIFPSLLAIAVPMISGLILGPAGVIGLLAGGLGAGFVLAIFLANSGGAWDNAKKYVEEGNLGGKDSAAHKATVVGDTVGDPFKDTSGPSLNILIKLMSMVSIVMAGLTVMIGG, from the coding sequence ATGATTTTTTATGCGGTGCCTGCGGCATCGCTGCTCGCCCTTTTTTTCGCCGCGCTGTTCTTCAACAGCATGATGAAGGAAAGCGAGGGCAATAAGACAATGAAGGAAATAGCCAGATACGTCCGCGAAGGCGCGATGGCATATCTCCGTCAACAGTATAAGATAGTTATCATAGTATTTCTCGTACTCGCAGCCATATTCGCCGTCCTGGCGTATGGCTTCGGGGTACAGAATCCGTGGGTTCCGTTCGCCTTCCTTACCGGAGGCTTCTTCTCGGGCCTTGCGGGCTATGTCGGAATGAAGACCGCGACCTACGCGTCCGCGCGTACGGCCAACGCGGTAAACCACTCGCTGAACAGAGGCCTGAAGCTTGCCTTCAGGAGCGGAGCGGTCATGGGACTGACTGTCGTAGGTCTCGGTCTTCTGGATATATCGATCTGGTGGGTCGTCCTCAGAGCTTTCGTGCATGAGGCCAGCGACGCCCAGACCCTTGTCGTCATAACCACTACGATGCTTACGTTCGGTATGGGTGCGTCCACCCAGGCGCTGTTTGCGCGTGTCGGCGGCGGAATATATACAAAGGCCGCCGATGTGGGCGCCGACATCGTCGGCAAAGTCGAGCAGGACATTCCGGAGGACGATCCCCGCAATCCTGCGACCATCGCCGACAACGTGGGCGACAATGTCGGTGATGTCGCCGGCATGGGCGCGGACCTGTATGAGTCCTATTGCGGCTCGATTCTCGCTACCATGGCCCTCGGAGCTTCGGCGTTCTTCAACGATGGCGTCGCCGTCCAGATGCGCGCCATCATGGCCCCGATGCTGATCGCCGCTATCGGCGTAGTGCTTTCAATCTTAGGCATTTACGCAGTCCGGACGAAGGAGGGCGCTTCGCTGAAGGACCTTCTGGGCTCGCTCAGCCGCGGAACCAATCTCAGCGCAGTGCTGATCGCCGTGCTGGCGTTCGGAGTGTTCAAGGTCCTCGGCTTCCCGAACTGGTGGAAGCTAGCGCTTTCGGTGCTTTCGGGCCTTCTCGCCGGAGTCATTATCGGAAAAGTGACGGAGTACTATACTTCGCATTCATACAAACCGACCAGAAAGCTTGCCGAGGCTGCTCAGACAGGTTCAGCGACAGTCATAATCAATGGAGTGGGACTCGGCATGATTTCTTCGGCTATTCCGGTGGTGACGATCGCCGTGGCGATTCTGCTGTCCTATGGTTTCGCGACCGATTTCGTATTCTCGACCTCGACTCTTAGCTGCGGCCTTTATGGTATCAGTATCGCGGCTGTCGGAATGCTTTCGACTCTCGGAATCACGCTCGCTACCGATGCTTATGGCCCTATCGCCGACAACGCCGGCGGCAATGCGCAGATGTCGGAACTGGATCCGTCGGTGCGTGAGAAGACAGATGTCCTCGACTCGCTCGGAAATACCACTGCGGCTACCGGAAAGGGCTTCGCGATTGGTTCGGCGGCACTTACCGCCCTCGCCTTGCTGGCTTCTTATATCGAGGAACTGAAGATCGGGCTCGGTCATATCGGACGTGAGTTCATCTCAGTCAGAGGCGAGGCTGTCGAGACTGTCAAGGCTACGATTACGGATATAGTCGACTACTATAATATCACTCTGATGAATCCGAAAGTGCTTGTCGGCGTCTTCCTCGGTTCGATGATGGCTTTCCTTTTCTGCGGCCTGACGATGAATGCTGTCGGACGCGCTGCGCAGAAGATGGTGGTGGAGGTGCGCAGGCAGTTCCGCGAGATTGCAGGAATCCTGGAGGGTAAGCAGAGGCCGGATTATACTTCGTGCGTGCGTATCTCTACAAGGGCCGCACAGCATGAAATGATCTTCCCTTCACTGCTCGCCATTGCCGTTCCGATGATTTCTGGCCTGATTCTTGGACCAGCGGGGGTTATCGGTCTGCTTGCGGGCGGTCTGGGCGCCGGATTTGTGCTGGCAATTTTCCTTGCGAATTCCGGCGGAGCGTGGGATAATGCGAAGAAGTATGTGGAGGAAGGCAATCTCGGAGGCAAGGATTCAGCTGCCCATAAGGCTACCGTGGTGGGAGATACTGTCGGGGATCCGTTCAAGGATACGTCGGGTCCTTCGCTTAATATCCTTATCAAATTGATGAGTATGGTATCCATCGTCATGGCCGGACTTACAGTCATGATCGGAGGATAG
- a CDS encoding LysR family transcriptional regulator, cyn operon transcriptional activator, with protein MELRQLKYFVEVGRLRSFSLASKSLFITQSTISQQIQKLEEELGVELLIRDTRHVTLSDYGEQFYPFASQVLEEARAGAERIRDVKALKVGSLSVGATYSFGPLFKRTVLDYNRQFPNIRLNLLIASKEELRQKLLDRELDLALTYKSTIGDDRIESHLLFPSRLCLVGREGELKGVGSEVTVQDLSRFPLALPSRGLQARDTLEDVLFAQNVDLDIRLEINSIRYLLDLVGSSPLVTVLSEEVIHQAEGFEAVPIAHPASRMDGCYHQIKGAYHKLAARKFIELLKENNGGPQ; from the coding sequence ATGGAATTAAGGCAGTTGAAGTATTTCGTCGAGGTCGGTCGCCTGAGGAGTTTCTCCCTTGCGTCAAAGTCCCTTTTCATAACGCAGAGCACAATTTCCCAGCAGATCCAGAAACTGGAAGAAGAGCTGGGAGTGGAGCTGCTTATACGTGATACGAGACATGTCACCCTGAGCGATTACGGCGAGCAGTTCTATCCGTTCGCTTCGCAGGTGCTGGAGGAGGCGCGTGCCGGGGCGGAACGCATCCGGGACGTGAAAGCTCTCAAGGTCGGATCCCTGAGCGTCGGGGCGACTTATTCCTTCGGTCCTCTGTTCAAGAGGACTGTACTGGATTATAACAGGCAGTTTCCGAACATCCGTCTCAACCTTCTCATTGCCTCCAAGGAGGAGCTCCGCCAGAAATTGCTTGACCGCGAGCTTGACCTGGCGCTGACTTACAAGTCGACCATCGGCGACGACCGCATCGAGTCCCATCTGTTGTTTCCGAGCCGACTCTGTCTTGTCGGACGGGAGGGAGAGCTCAAAGGCGTGGGCAGTGAGGTCACGGTACAGGACCTTTCCCGTTTTCCGCTTGCGCTGCCTTCCCGGGGCCTCCAAGCGCGGGATACCCTGGAGGATGTCCTTTTTGCCCAGAATGTAGACCTGGATATCCGTCTGGAGATCAATAGTATCCGATATCTTCTCGACCTTGTGGGCAGCAGCCCGCTGGTGACCGTCCTTTCGGAGGAGGTCATCCATCAGGCGGAGGGCTTCGAGGCCGTCCCTATCGCCCATCCGGCAAGCCGCATGGACGGATGCTACCACCAGATCAAGGGCGCATATCATAAGCTTGCCGCCCGCAAGTTCATAGAACTACTCAAGGAAAACAACGGCGGGCCGCAATGA